The DNA segment TTACAGTTAGACAAAGTCAAGATTTCAACTGGTACACACTGGCATCCCAGCTTGACAAAGTTAAGACTTCAAGAGCATATGCTGACAACAGAAGATGAGCAAATGCAAAATTTTGACAGACATCTTAACACACAAATACCACAgtaactcacacacacagtgatacACACAGTGGGACATGCTAATGTACACACTTGCAACAATGTTACATACCAACAATACTGCCAGTGGAACAACCCGTGTAAATGTAGCGTTGGCCTGTGGTGAAGGCAGGAGAGAACCGACAGCGAATCAAAGTGTGCAAAACGCTGTGGCCCCGATATGTCATGACCGAGGTGTCCCCACCTAGACGCCGCTTCTTGGTCACTAGTAATAGTAATTCACAGAAGGTATTACTCAATGTAGCTAGCAACAAGGTTCATtattaaaatacacattttaagcAATGCTGTTGTCATAGAATTTCTATAAATCAACACAGGGGCAGATGTTTCCCTGTTCTACCATGTCTTTATACGCAGTAGTTAGGTTGACATTACCATACGACACAAGCAAAGCATGCATTTATGAACGCATTTTTAACCTTATCTGAACTTAAATTCTTATAAAGTTGGTCAATTATTCTTATATATTGTGATTTTAGTTATTTGACTTAAactgaaacagttttcaaaagcaaaacaggTCAGCCATACACTCAACATGTATGTTGAAAGTGTGTGTTGCTGTCTCCCAAAATGATTGAAGTTCAAAGCTTTCAAAGATTTGCATCACTTACAAGCGAAAGAAAGAAGTCTGACTGCTTTATCAGATAATACATTTGTACAGCGCACAGTATTAGTTGCATCTGAATAAGGTCCATAGGGGGTTGGGAAAGCAAAGGCAgaagagaggagatgggcaacCTCTCATATAAAGCTGGCCCCCAGTAAAGTGAGGcctttaacacctcactccccaacgactgaaaaggtcaggggacAACCTTTGCCTCTAACCCGTTGAAGAGTATGGTGTGAACACTCACTGCGTTTAGGCACTTGCTGCCACCGATAATCCCAGCGCTGACCGGAAACGGCCTTCTTTGTTGCCTagtcaacaaaataatttggtCGTATTTTCTGTATATTCCTTGAAGaatcagtttaaaaagaaacttagCTGGACTATGAGGCAGTAATTTTCcactaaagacaaaaaaaagccacaaaatTTTATatggatttattttattacttaagATGGAGGTAAACTAACACAAAATAagtcataaaagaaaataaaaatctatcttctgaaagataaaaaaaaacagtttaggCTCCTCAAGCTTGTGTGCAGGGCCATGCTGTAGTTATGGCAGTTATGGCTGAATGGCACACTGACCAACTATCAAAACCTACTGACCTCAATCCCATCCTTGGAAGAAAAAACTCTCATATCCCACAGTTTAATGGTTTGGTCTTTGGAGTTGGACACAAAATACCGAGCGTCACCCTGTAACACGAAGCATACCAACATGTGGATACAGCAAAATGGTTCACCTGCTAACCTTTCAGAGCACAGTACTAGAGTGTGGCACTGGGTCTGTAGATATGGACTCACATGTAACAGTATGAAGTGACTGGGTCTAAAGTCAAGGACAACACAGTACATGCAACAGTAGAATTACTAGGTCTATAGTCAAGGCCTAACTCAGTATAACTTCTCTTTTCCATTTCATCTGCTCTGACTGCTGCCACCTCACAAATCTCTTCAGAGCTCAAAGGCAGAAAGAACCTTTACTGACAGGAGAGAATATATTCTATCCCGCAGAGGGAGGTGAGAGTACATGTCAGGCTAGATGGAAGCAAATCATGAAGACTGACAGGGGTAGAAAACTGACCACTAGGATAGAAGACTAACCACTAGGGTCACCAGCATTGCGTGTGATGCTTACCTCCCTCCCTCGTGTTGAACCATTCTTTCTCCACCATGAGATAAAAGTTAAGCTTTTAGTTCACCAGACCAGGGTTACTTTACATGTAATTCTGGCTGCTTTTGCATTAAAATAGAGTGACCAAAGATCACACCATGATTATAGTCATGATCTGGGCCCACTGAGTAACCCCTTTAAATCATTATGCATGACTTGTGCATGATGGGAAGCTCAGTACCTTTGAGTCTATGAAGGTGATCCCATCATAATGACCTCCCATGACACCAACAGGCAATGGGCTGTCTTCTCGAAGCGTCCTGCGGTCCCACACCTACATACATGTTTTCATCAAGACATTCTGCCGTCAGATTCACACCGTCAACAGTGTTTCATGATCAggttcacatcatcatcatctcactcTCAGATTCACAGTATCCTCAACATTTCCCTCTCCAGTTCAGTGTGTCTTGAACATTTCGCTCTCAGATTCATGCTGTGTCATCAGTCATTCAGTGTCCATGATTTTTTACCTGTAATCATCTCACTCTCAGATTCACAGTGTCCTCAACATTTCCCTCTCCAGTTCAGTGTGTCTTGAACATTTCGCTCTCAGATTCATGCTGTGTCATCAGTCATTCAGTGTCCATGATTTTTTACCTGTATTTCTCCATGAGTATCATGTCTTTATCAGTATGTCACTGTCCATGATATGTCTTTATCAGTAAGTCACAAATGTGTATTTCACTGTGCATCATGTCTTTATTGATATCTTACTTTATTAGACAATCAGGGATGTGCACATGAGACTGGATGTGATAATAAGCTATACCAAATAATCATATGCCTTTTTATCACACTTGTTCAAATGTCTCATCATTTGTCTCTATGGTGTGTGAGAAACTGTGATTCACAGAGCACTAAGCACTAACAATAGCTTTCTCACCTTGCACAGACCATCATCAGAACCGCTGTAGAGAATCTGTGAACTGCTGTCAGCAAAGCACACAGCATTGACATCATCGTCATGTGCTTCAATCTGCAGACAAAATCAAGTGTGACCATCTTGTGGATAAATAATTCTCAAAGGTAGCATTCTCAGTCACATCTAGCTTACACTCTGATCAGGCTTTTGAATCTTAACTGTCCATAGCTTGTCAGTCCTAGTTGCATCTTGTGTTATTAGAAATGTTCACTTTTCAATGTTTGCTGCTCAAAGAATGGGCATTAATGTAACAGATCTAGGAGGAATGTTCAAAATGAATGCTACAAGTATTTCAAACCTTTAATGTGCGCTGGTTACTTTCTCGGTCATAGACATAGAGACAACCATCATTGGCCCTgcaagacaaaaatgtttacattgttgTTAGTGCTGTTAAAAGCCTCAACCTAAGTGAAGGAGGAGCAGGGCAAACTTACTGAAAGTTACCTTTCAATTAACTCTGCTTTCCCACCCAACTACCTCCATTTGTTTCTGTACAAATGAATGAAAGCCCAGCAAAACTTTACTCTTCAGTACTGTAGCTCTCCCCACCACTCTGTCACTCAATACTttagtgtgtatatgtgagtgagagagagagagaaaatcttGCATCTTCAGGTAGACTGATGGGTGTATGTCTTCTATACACATGTGTTAATAAAACCGGTTCCCATGCCTACTAATTACTGGATCCTCATTAGTAGCAGGTCATCTGTTCGACTAGTATAAGCAGTTAACAAAGGGATAAAAATCACCTCTCAGCCTATTCTTTGTAACACACCTGGCTTGCAatcaaaagataaatgaaacttatgtgaaacaaaaaaaaatgacaccaaCATAAACcataaacatgtacacacatatacactgccagaatgcaaaaaaaaatactgacccACCAATATTTTATGATTATCAGAGGAGAATTTACTGACCCGCCAATAATTTCACGATTATCAGAGGAGAACATAAGGGAGAAGATGCAGAAGCTGTTCTCTCCTGGATGAAGTGGCAAGGGCTCGTGAACATCATGGTCACCATAGATGTTGCAGAGGTGGACTGTGGACAGTTGCTTTCATAATAAATACCTCATCTTCTCATGTCAGCTGCCAGTCAGTTTGAACCCAGTCTGTGTCTAGTACATCACTAGTTTGCATCTAGACTTTCACCAGTACAAAGTGCAGTAACTAGTTACTTTGTTTCTAGGACTTCACTTAGTTTATATCTTGCCAGTGTATCTAGTCTGGTTTCCAGTTTGTATCATCATCAATTTCTTGTCATCACCATGTATCTAGTCTGTTGCCATTCTCTATCAAGTCTGTCATCACTATGTATCTAGTCTGTTTCCAGAAGAAATCTAGTCATGCTGTACAAAGTCAGTCACCACTATGCATCAAGTAAGTCACCAATATGTACCTACTCAATTTCCCCGTATGTATCCAGTCTGTTGCCAGTTTGTATCAAGTCTATCAACAGTATATATCTAGTTGCTCACCAGTGTGTGTCATCTGTCACCAGTATCATCAGCAACTGTTACTAGGATGTCTCACATCAGTATGCAGTCAGTCACCAGCCCACATCTAGTCAATCATAAGTATGTATCTGGACTGCCTACAGTCATTTCTAGTCAGTCACCAGTACATGTCTAGCAGTCATTGGTACCTATGTAGTAAGTCACCCTTCAGTAAATGCATCAGTTCAGCTGCTAATTATTTTGTACCTAATAAGTTTGCAATAAGTTTGCACCTAATTAGTCTGGATCAAATCAATGGCCAGTTAGTTTGTACCTAGTCTTTTAATATATCCTATATTTTCAATCCAAGGTACACAACTATGACCACCACTGCAGAAAGGTAATGTAACAGTATGGATGGTTCTCTAACCTTTCAGTCTTTGTGGAGAGGGTGATGGGGGAGGAGTGAAGTAACAGAGACCATGTTTTTCTCAGGTCAAGCTCTTAGGGGATACTGAACTAGTGCACCTCCAAGTGAGGATGCCAACGATCTAATCATACAGATATCTGCTTCCTACCAGTCAAGAatgcactttttttaaagatctaaCATGCAATCTTATGCTTcctcttgttgttttttgaatTGTAGCTTTATTGCCTGAAATCAAAGACTAGGTACTTACTGCTGTCTGACCAGCTGGAGTAAATCAGATGGCTTCCATCAGgactgtaacacacacacacacacacacacacaacacacacgcacacacacaacctaaTGTCAGATGTCctacaaaaaatatttggaaaatatAGGGAAAAAACGCAGTATCTCTACTGTCATGAgtggacacacacatgcatacacacacacacacatgcacacatgtttACCTGAATGCTACATCTAGGACACTCCAGCCCACATCTCTGGCATGTATTGTTTTAAACAGTTCAAACTTTGAACCTTGGGTGTTAAACAGCCGCACATTCTGATCtggaaaaatacaaagatttcACAGCAAATTTAGTTTACCGTCTGACATTATCATGAGATAACTGAGCATACAGCTGTAGCACTAGTGTCACACTCACACAATGTTTATGGTTAGTGCAAGCAAGCATCCAAATGGATAGGCAGATATGATAGCAGATAGTGAGGAGGTGGTGTTGTGTCTAGGAATACAGTTGTCACAATGCAGTGCCAGGCCATCACAGGACTGCTGTTTATCTCCCCATGTCAGCCACCATTGGACAAGTATTGAACGTTATGTCTGCTTGATAGGACTTCTAGGTCGTTATTATAGGTCTGCATTGAAGCACAATAGCTCTAGTGGGTCCTGTACCTGGTGCAGGACACAATAGCTTCAAGCTTATTGCAGCTGGAATTATCCCTTTTTAGTGAACTTGAAGCCTGATGGCTAGTGGCTCCTCTTCCTTCTGTTGTTTTACAGGCTGGTTGGGGGATGGGGTGAGAGAAAGGTCTGTGCTGTAAATACTGTCTAGGTAGTGCAATTAACAAAATAGTGTGTGTGGGTACACTTGACCAATCACATGTGAAGAGAATTCCAGGGATGCAGGTCAAATATTGTGTCGGACCCTGAAAGGACATTTTTGCCACCAGATGCTTGAAGGGTACATTTCATAAAGAGAGGCTTTGACAAAGGCTGCTTGAAGTTGTCTCTGCAACCAGTCTGGTCTTGTAGCAACATATGCCCAGAGTAATAGAGTGTTGTCTTGGTATCATGATTGTTCCAGCCCGACATGCCAAGAAGTAACAGAGTTCTGAGCAGCAGATTCATGAGATTGATGTGAAAGGCTCTTGTCACGATGATAGGCATCATTCTGCTTAACAATGATTAACAGGCACACTAGATTTCCTAGAGAAAGTAATAAAGCAGTTTGGTGTCATACATATGACATAGAAAACAGTGCTAGTGTACTGGGGTGACAAGAACTGACAAGCACAATAGTGCAAGCGTACTTTGATTCCAACAGAATTGAAAACACAACAGCGCTAATTTACAGTGCTTTCATTCCAACAGAACTGACATACACAAACAGGTGTACTTTGATTCCAACAGAAGTAACAAACACAACGGTGCTGGTGTACTCTGATTTATGAAAGAAAgtgacaaacacaacaaacatcattCAGCCTTCCATCACAAGTAAGGCAATAAGTaaacttaacaaaataatacaagtaAAATAACTGACCCTGACAAGCTGTGAGAAACACATTTCCGTCCTGTGAATAGGTACCACAAAAGACTTTGTGATAAAGCTGGGCCACCTGCTTACACTTATTTGGTAAAAATCTGCAATACACATTCAGACTGATTATTAtctgcagttgtctccctttagtgtatataataataatatttttttttaaaagtcactcGGGTGTACGACCTTCAGAAGGTATGTTCTACAGTCTACACAATCTTCTAGAACTCCATGTGAAGTGCACTGTTTGACTGCATCAGTTGTACACGTTGTGAAGGCATAATCTGCAGTAAGTCTCAAAAGATAACAACTCTACCAGCATGGTGAGCGACAAAGTGCAAAAAGAGAACCCaccaaatctctctctctcacacacacacaccacgcaaGAAAAGGGCACAAATTGTTGTACTTACCTAGAGTTGATGAGGCAGCAGTTTCCTGCAGAAAAGTGCTGATGTGTGTCCATTCCAATCTCCctctgaaaatttatttttaaaaaacctcagtAACTGATGGCCTTTGACCTGGACGACCATAAATGTTATCCATCTTCTGTATGAGCTCTCTATCTTCCTCCtctgataataaaattaaaatatctggACACTATTGTTTTCTCCTCCTAAAAGGAGTTACTTCCCCAATACAGAGTCTTTCATCCTACCTGCCTTCCCTGAACTGAGAATCGGTCAAAAACTTGAGGCCATGTACCAGCTACATCCACAAGTTCATACGAATAATCCTCTAAGCTACGGACTCAACATGGCATCAGTCAACACGCTGATTTAACACTTCTCCCACCAGTCAATGATAAGCTATACTGGCTTGCACACAGTAAGAATATAACAATGCTGGACCATCACAGATGCCAAACTGCATCATACAGTTTTCCACACCAGCTTCTAATCTTTAATATGTATCATCTACTGTAATCTGTTCTTGTCCATAATCTTGTACACAGACATTCATTACAAATATAGCTGCATTCTTTCCAGACAACAATAAATTTAGGCTGCTGTTTTCCCAGTCTACTTCTTTTCACTAGAAATATTTTGCTTGCAGTCCTGTTCTAAACTGAACAACTCACAAAATGTCGCCATTTCTTAGAAAGAACTGCAAACTCTAGTCCACACACTCACCCTCTGTATTAAATGAGTCAAGGTTGGAATGGAGTACTGGGTCTGCTTTGTAGCAGCCCATCGTCCCGAGTCCAGCAAGATCTGCTGCTTTACATCATTTGACTTTATAACAGATAAATATAACACATATATAAGA comes from the Pomacea canaliculata isolate SZHN2017 linkage group LG12, ASM307304v1, whole genome shotgun sequence genome and includes:
- the LOC112576775 gene encoding DDB1- and CUL4-associated factor 11-like isoform X2 produces the protein MSASDRRCRPSLRGSAIKCGIASTDPSVQGDCTAAYRRRHGQISFMSSEDFPSDEDSSDPDYLRSSLPPVQDPSPDVTSIESNDVKQQILLDSGRWAATKQTQYSIPTLTHLIQRREIGMDTHQHFSAGNCCLINSRFLPNKCKQVAQLYHKVFCGTYSQDGNVFLTACQDQNVRLFNTQGSKFELFKTIHARDVGWSVLDVAFSPDGSHLIYSSWSDSIHLCNIYGDHDVHEPLPLHPGENSFCIFSLMFSSDNREIIGGANDGCLYVYDRESNQRTLKIEAHDDDVNAVCFADSSSQILYSGSDDGLCKVWDRRTLREDSPLPVGVMGGHYDGITFIDSKGDARYFVSNSKDQTIKLWDMRVFSSKDGIEATKKAVSGQRWDYRWQQVPKRMTKKRRLGGDTSVMTYRGHSVLHTLIRCRFSPAFTTGQRYIYTGCSTGSIVVYDVLTGKVVRNLEGGHKSCVRDISWHPYQHTIISSSWDGTVGQWDYFDYHAHEPEEGEIIFHAGNDLGRFATMSHQQKVIRSRRNLAKIKTDSFRKLYD
- the LOC112576775 gene encoding DDB1- and CUL4-associated factor 11-like isoform X3 is translated as MGCCECRAQPPHGQDTNKLSCLFTCGQISFMSSEDFPSDEDSSDPDYLRSSLPPVQDPSPDVTSIESNDVKQQILLDSGRWAATKQTQYSIPTLTHLIQRREIGMDTHQHFSAGNCCLINSRFLPNKCKQVAQLYHKVFCGTYSQDGNVFLTACQDQNVRLFNTQGSKFELFKTIHARDVGWSVLDVAFSPDGSHLIYSSWSDSIHLCNIYGDHDVHEPLPLHPGENSFCIFSLMFSSDNREIIGGANDGCLYVYDRESNQRTLKIEAHDDDVNAVCFADSSSQILYSGSDDGLCKVWDRRTLREDSPLPVGVMGGHYDGITFIDSKGDARYFVSNSKDQTIKLWDMRVFSSKDGIEATKKAVSGQRWDYRWQQVPKRMTKKRRLGGDTSVMTYRGHSVLHTLIRCRFSPAFTTGQRYIYTGCSTGSIVVYDVLTGKVVRNLEGGHKSCVRDISWHPYQHTIISSSWDGTVGQWDYFDYHAHEPEEGEIIFHAGNDLGRFATMSHQQKVIRSRRNLAKIKTDSFRKLYD
- the LOC112576775 gene encoding DDB1- and CUL4-associated factor 11-like isoform X1 codes for the protein MGSNNSRSAGNMSESPRTQRRSSTDEEPDLPSIVAYLIRSGQISFMSSEDFPSDEDSSDPDYLRSSLPPVQDPSPDVTSIESNDVKQQILLDSGRWAATKQTQYSIPTLTHLIQRREIGMDTHQHFSAGNCCLINSRFLPNKCKQVAQLYHKVFCGTYSQDGNVFLTACQDQNVRLFNTQGSKFELFKTIHARDVGWSVLDVAFSPDGSHLIYSSWSDSIHLCNIYGDHDVHEPLPLHPGENSFCIFSLMFSSDNREIIGGANDGCLYVYDRESNQRTLKIEAHDDDVNAVCFADSSSQILYSGSDDGLCKVWDRRTLREDSPLPVGVMGGHYDGITFIDSKGDARYFVSNSKDQTIKLWDMRVFSSKDGIEATKKAVSGQRWDYRWQQVPKRMTKKRRLGGDTSVMTYRGHSVLHTLIRCRFSPAFTTGQRYIYTGCSTGSIVVYDVLTGKVVRNLEGGHKSCVRDISWHPYQHTIISSSWDGTVGQWDYFDYHAHEPEEGEIIFHAGNDLGRFATMSHQQKVIRSRRNLAKIKTDSFRKLYD